A genome region from Candidatus Manganitrophus noduliformans includes the following:
- the cysE gene encoding serine O-acetyltransferase, which yields MLKEIKEDIQTIFERDPAARNIAEILLTYSGFHATLLHRIAHFLWRKNVPVFPRLVSHFSRFITGIEIHPGATIGRAFFIDHGMGVVIGETAEIGDNVTLYQGVTLGGTGQEPGKRHPTLGNNVIVGAGAKVLGAIVLGNHVRVGANSVVLKSVPDHATVVGIPGKIIHRQKEEGVLDHTNLPDPIAERLERLEREIQELKHEIQQRVSHTMGGFSG from the coding sequence ATGTTGAAAGAAATTAAAGAAGATATTCAAACTATTTTCGAGAGGGATCCTGCCGCCCGGAACATCGCCGAAATCTTATTGACGTATTCCGGCTTTCATGCGACACTCCTTCATCGAATCGCCCATTTTCTCTGGCGGAAAAACGTGCCGGTGTTTCCGCGGCTGGTCTCTCACTTTTCTCGATTCATCACCGGTATCGAAATCCACCCGGGCGCCACCATCGGACGCGCTTTTTTCATCGATCATGGGATGGGGGTCGTCATCGGTGAGACGGCGGAAATCGGCGACAACGTCACCCTCTATCAAGGGGTCACCCTCGGGGGGACCGGCCAGGAGCCGGGGAAGCGCCACCCGACGCTGGGAAACAATGTCATTGTCGGCGCCGGGGCGAAAGTTTTAGGGGCGATCGTCCTCGGGAATCACGTCCGGGTCGGCGCGAACTCGGTTGTACTGAAGTCGGTTCCAGACCATGCGACGGTTGTCGGCATTCCCGGAAAGATCATCCATCGCCAGAAGGAAGAGGGGGTGCTCGATCATACGAACCTGCCCGACCCGATTGCGGAAAGGTTGGAACGGCTCGAGAGGGAAATTCAAGAGCTGAAGCATGAGATCCAACAGCGGGTTTCACACACGATGGGAGGATTTTCCGGATGA
- the ispD gene encoding 2-C-methyl-D-erythritol 4-phosphate cytidylyltransferase: MIHAVIPAAGRGTRLGGKIKKQFLALQGLPVAVHTLTAFQDASLIDEIVCITSKEDLSFFERLVSDHSLTKVTKILPGGERRQDSVWAGISYLEERRDQNDLVVVHDGVRPLVTPQLIEKVIEAAKAEGGAVAAIRVTDSLKEVSSDKMILRSLPRENVWAMQTPQVFRLGILLEAYRSAAREGFEATDEAMLVERLGAPIRCVEGSIENIKITLPPDLETAEIFLRARGSRLHR; the protein is encoded by the coding sequence GGAGGCAAAATAAAGAAACAGTTTCTGGCGCTCCAGGGTCTCCCTGTGGCCGTCCACACCCTCACCGCTTTTCAAGATGCTTCCCTCATAGATGAGATTGTCTGCATTACTTCTAAAGAAGATCTCTCCTTCTTCGAGCGTCTCGTTTCGGATCATTCGCTGACAAAGGTGACGAAAATCCTTCCGGGAGGGGAGCGGCGCCAAGATTCTGTTTGGGCGGGAATCTCCTATCTGGAAGAACGGCGTGATCAGAACGACCTGGTCGTGGTTCATGACGGTGTCCGGCCGCTGGTCACCCCGCAATTAATCGAAAAGGTGATCGAGGCGGCCAAAGCGGAGGGAGGCGCGGTTGCGGCAATTCGGGTCACCGACTCGCTGAAAGAGGTTTCTTCTGATAAAATGATCCTAAGGAGCCTTCCGAGGGAAAATGTCTGGGCGATGCAGACGCCGCAGGTCTTCCGATTGGGAATCCTGCTGGAGGCGTACCGGAGCGCGGCGCGGGAGGGGTTCGAAGCGACCGACGAGGCGATGCTGGTTGAAAGGCTGGGGGCGCCGATTCGCTGTGTGGAAGGATCGATCGAGAACATCAAGATCACCCTCCCTCCCGATCTGGAGACGGCCGAAATCTTCCTTCGGGCGCGCGGAAGTAGGCTCCATCGATGA
- a CDS encoding ATP-binding protein gives MLLLAIDLYGIEPFHKPTRISLKPGLNLVFGANGAGKTTVRRVLSSLLLGNDLKGIRFVENQPAQAAVILQGRDKGTYRITADYQKGLFNLSKLDASGQKSLLEKDRRKITAWVCEQAGGMQEEDLSSLFLIDRLQFPSAASHGNGPGTQRSGLSSGAPGPVPKKTEFPSFQIPDNEQPVLTPEQRAERQNQIKEIQRKLDEMAKVEETLLNARDRISVSKRRLNQSRELDSEAAQIQDAETKKYAAFAGIETVRPDLIKQYEAAAQNKQTELTQLEEQKEEIQANLANMGETDLFQDQKLRIGIVVTVCSFLLPLFVTLQGPFRYLFPIGVLAGIGLSLFAYLQSTGRAAAKKALEKKMTGFNEKANSLQRKFDKEHKEITELLAKTGCKEIQEFKDRQRAYQQHLQRKREVTEKREALLKGETVEEIALTIQEDEKEAKILEEKFQGYSGLTEELYRLEESLRHSEPAKEPPAIEMPDLGPVPAAVNTHAPFSFIPTALSIGKQKNPPFALQQVEQQTNILYALFKQTQNGKLHLKEDGEIEVSGVGIDQVSSGTADQIFLSFLLAALDQFSNVTFPLVLDEPFSILAPASQETALELLRGASKRRQIILFTVYPFSPKAADQAVTLSASQSN, from the coding sequence ATGCTTCTTCTCGCAATCGATCTTTACGGAATCGAGCCTTTCCATAAACCGACCCGAATCTCCCTGAAACCGGGCCTGAATCTGGTGTTCGGAGCCAACGGCGCCGGCAAGACAACCGTCCGCCGGGTTCTCTCTTCCCTGCTTTTGGGAAATGACCTCAAGGGAATTCGGTTCGTCGAGAATCAGCCGGCGCAAGCCGCCGTCATTTTACAAGGAAGAGACAAAGGAACCTATCGGATCACCGCCGATTACCAAAAGGGGCTCTTCAATCTCTCCAAGCTCGATGCGTCGGGACAAAAATCGCTCCTCGAAAAAGACCGGAGAAAGATTACCGCCTGGGTCTGCGAACAGGCCGGGGGAATGCAGGAGGAAGATCTCTCCTCCCTTTTCCTGATCGACCGGCTTCAGTTCCCCTCCGCCGCTTCACATGGAAATGGACCGGGGACGCAGAGATCCGGTCTGTCTTCCGGTGCACCGGGTCCTGTCCCAAAAAAAACAGAATTTCCTTCTTTCCAAATTCCAGACAATGAACAACCGGTCCTCACCCCTGAACAACGCGCGGAAAGACAAAACCAGATTAAAGAGATCCAGCGGAAGCTGGATGAGATGGCCAAGGTCGAAGAAACGCTGCTGAATGCCCGAGATCGAATCTCCGTGTCCAAGCGGAGATTAAATCAATCGCGCGAGCTCGATAGTGAAGCCGCTCAAATTCAGGACGCCGAAACCAAAAAGTACGCCGCTTTTGCCGGGATCGAAACCGTTCGACCCGATCTGATCAAACAATATGAAGCAGCCGCGCAGAATAAGCAAACGGAATTAACCCAGCTTGAAGAACAGAAGGAGGAGATTCAAGCCAACCTGGCGAACATGGGTGAAACCGACCTCTTTCAAGATCAAAAACTGCGTATCGGCATCGTAGTCACGGTCTGCTCCTTTTTGCTCCCCCTTTTTGTGACCCTCCAGGGTCCTTTCCGTTATCTCTTCCCGATCGGTGTCCTTGCGGGAATCGGTCTTTCTCTCTTCGCTTATCTCCAATCGACCGGACGCGCCGCCGCGAAGAAGGCCCTCGAGAAGAAAATGACCGGCTTCAATGAAAAAGCCAACTCGCTGCAGAGGAAATTCGACAAAGAGCACAAGGAAATCACCGAGCTTCTCGCAAAAACCGGCTGTAAAGAGATCCAGGAGTTCAAAGATCGCCAACGCGCGTATCAGCAACATCTTCAGAGGAAGCGAGAGGTCACGGAGAAAAGAGAGGCTCTCTTAAAGGGTGAAACGGTCGAGGAGATCGCCCTGACGATTCAAGAGGACGAGAAAGAGGCAAAGATCCTGGAGGAAAAATTTCAGGGCTATAGCGGTTTAACCGAAGAACTCTACCGTCTTGAAGAGTCCCTTCGCCACTCGGAGCCGGCCAAAGAGCCTCCGGCGATCGAGATGCCCGATTTGGGTCCGGTGCCGGCCGCCGTGAACACGCACGCCCCTTTTTCGTTTATTCCGACCGCGCTCTCCATCGGAAAACAAAAAAATCCTCCCTTCGCTTTGCAGCAGGTCGAACAACAAACGAACATCCTGTACGCCCTCTTCAAGCAAACCCAAAACGGAAAACTCCATCTAAAAGAGGACGGCGAGATCGAGGTGAGCGGTGTCGGAATCGATCAGGTCAGTTCCGGAACGGCCGATCAGATCTTTCTCTCTTTTCTCCTGGCCGCCCTTGATCAGTTTTCGAATGTGACCTTCCCCCTTGTTTTGGATGAACCCTTCAGCATTTTGGCCCCCGCGTCGCAAGAAACGGCCCTCGAGCTGCTTCGCGGAGCTTCCAAGCGCCGGCAAATTATTCTCTTCACCGTTTATCCCTTCTCTCCCAAGGCCGCCGATCAAGCGGTGACATTGAGCGCGTCCCAGTCCAACTGA
- the mutY gene encoding A/G-specific adenine glycosylase, translating into MSDVIDQDEFAFFTRNLLKWYRAHGRDLPWRRTTDPYAIWVSEIMLQQTQVATVLPYYERFLSSFPAIRDLASASPDKVLKAWEGLGYYARARHLHRAANEIMIRFGGKFPSRFEEILSLPGIGRSTAGAIATIALGQRYPILDGNVKRVLCRYFCIEEDPKKKEIEEQLWDYSEKLLPRKGADDYTQAVMDLGATLCTPAEPRCPLCPVRNQCKAREKGIQEKLPIKGAGKIIPERDYVAGVVFRKEKVLIRRRPAKGLLGGLWEFPGGRVDLDGRAGGFEKKIKGTLQKEIPWTVDQWAPWGKIKHTFTHFKMTLHVFSGRIEERKGKNTDAQKWVAVEELSNYPFSSAHQKILSKLKQPDEQPRLFS; encoded by the coding sequence ATGTCCGACGTTATTGATCAAGACGAATTTGCTTTTTTCACGCGAAATCTTTTGAAATGGTATCGCGCTCATGGCCGCGATCTCCCCTGGCGGCGAACGACCGATCCCTATGCGATCTGGGTTTCCGAGATCATGCTGCAGCAGACCCAGGTCGCAACGGTCCTTCCCTATTACGAGCGGTTTCTTTCGAGTTTTCCCGCGATCCGCGATCTTGCCTCGGCCTCTCCGGACAAAGTTTTAAAAGCGTGGGAGGGGCTCGGATATTACGCGCGGGCGAGACATCTGCATCGGGCGGCAAACGAGATCATGATCCGCTTCGGCGGAAAATTTCCCTCCCGGTTCGAGGAGATTCTCTCCCTTCCGGGAATCGGCCGATCGACGGCGGGGGCGATTGCGACGATCGCCCTGGGCCAAAGATATCCGATCTTGGACGGCAATGTGAAGCGTGTTCTCTGCCGCTATTTCTGTATTGAAGAAGATCCCAAGAAAAAGGAGATCGAGGAACAACTCTGGGACTATTCCGAAAAACTTCTCCCCCGCAAAGGAGCCGACGACTACACGCAAGCCGTCATGGACCTGGGGGCGACCCTCTGCACGCCGGCGGAGCCTCGCTGCCCCTTGTGTCCTGTGCGCAATCAATGCAAGGCCCGGGAAAAGGGGATCCAGGAAAAACTGCCGATCAAAGGAGCGGGGAAAATCATACCCGAGAGGGACTATGTGGCCGGGGTTGTGTTTCGGAAAGAGAAGGTGTTGATTCGCCGGCGCCCCGCGAAAGGCCTTCTTGGAGGGTTGTGGGAATTTCCCGGAGGACGGGTCGATTTAGATGGAAGGGCGGGGGGATTCGAGAAAAAGATAAAAGGAACGCTTCAGAAAGAAATTCCATGGACGGTCGATCAATGGGCTCCCTGGGGAAAAATAAAACATACCTTCACCCATTTTAAAATGACCCTCCATGTTTTTTCCGGACGGATCGAGGAGCGAAAAGGCAAAAACACCGACGCGCAAAAATGGGTCGCTGTGGAAGAATTATCGAACTATCCCTTTTCTTCCGCTCATCAAAAAATCTTGTCGAAATTAAAACAGCCTGATGAACAGCCACGGCTATTTTCGTGA
- a CDS encoding 4a-hydroxytetrahydrobiopterin dehydratase codes for MGLLSMEEVRRKIHDLKGWELYDNMLQKKYSFRTFKSAMQFVNRVAELADSVDHHPDMMINYNRVLLKLMTHSQGGITDRDFNLAQMIDQVEKPTTI; via the coding sequence ATGGGACTCCTTTCGATGGAAGAAGTTCGCCGGAAGATCCACGACCTCAAAGGTTGGGAACTCTACGACAACATGCTTCAAAAAAAATATTCCTTCAGAACGTTCAAGTCGGCCATGCAATTTGTAAATCGGGTGGCGGAGCTGGCCGACTCCGTCGATCATCACCCCGACATGATGATCAACTATAACCGGGTCCTCCTCAAGTTGATGACGCACAGTCAAGGAGGAATCACGGATAGAGATTTTAACCTAGCGCAAATGATCGATCAAGTCGAAAAGCCGACGACGATCTAG
- the ispF gene encoding 2-C-methyl-D-erythritol 2,4-cyclodiphosphate synthase, translating to MIRIGIGYDVHRLVEGYPCVLGGVEIPFEKGLKGYSDADVLLHAICDALLGAVGEGDLGRHFPEGDPKWKGVSSLRLLEEVAMILLQKGYQVVNIDSVIIAEKPKVAPFVDPMKVNISRPLSIDPAAVSIKATTNEKIGFIGRGEGIAAQAVCLIERRG from the coding sequence ATGATCCGAATCGGCATCGGGTATGATGTTCACCGACTTGTGGAAGGATATCCCTGCGTTTTAGGAGGGGTCGAAATTCCTTTCGAGAAAGGGCTCAAAGGCTATTCGGATGCCGATGTCCTGCTCCATGCGATCTGCGACGCTCTCCTCGGGGCTGTTGGAGAAGGAGACCTGGGCCGGCACTTTCCGGAAGGCGACCCGAAGTGGAAGGGGGTCTCGAGCCTTCGGCTTTTAGAAGAGGTGGCAATGATTCTGTTACAAAAGGGTTATCAGGTCGTCAATATTGACTCCGTCATCATTGCCGAAAAACCGAAGGTTGCTCCTTTTGTCGATCCGATGAAGGTGAACATCAGCCGCCCCCTTTCAATCGATCCGGCCGCGGTGAGCATCAAGGCGACGACCAATGAAAAAATCGGTTTCATCGGGCGGGGAGAAGGAATCGCCGCGCAAGCGGTTTGCCTCATCGAACGGCGTGGGTGA
- a CDS encoding response regulator encodes MKEKVLIVDDTEFYQKAYQNKLLSAGYITSVANNGVEALKALTTDKPDLILLDLMMPIMDGFKVLQTVKANPNLQSIPVIVFSAKGASEEISKALQAGASDFLVKATTTPNKVVEKIKAVLQK; translated from the coding sequence ATGAAGGAGAAAGTTCTGATTGTGGACGACACCGAGTTCTATCAGAAGGCCTACCAGAACAAACTCCTCTCGGCCGGATACATCACCTCCGTCGCAAATAACGGGGTGGAGGCATTGAAGGCTCTCACGACCGATAAACCCGACCTGATCCTTCTTGATCTGATGATGCCGATCATGGATGGATTTAAAGTGCTCCAGACGGTCAAAGCCAATCCTAATCTTCAAAGTATCCCGGTGATTGTTTTTTCCGCCAAGGGTGCCAGCGAAGAGATCAGCAAGGCGCTTCAAGCGGGGGCAAGCGACTTTCTGGTAAAAGCGACCACCACTCCGAATAAAGTCGTTGAGAAAATCAAAGCGGTTCTCCAAAAATAA